A window of the Branchiibius hedensis genome harbors these coding sequences:
- the valS gene encoding valine--tRNA ligase, translating to MTDPTNAAPQGIPDKPTVDGLEERWGAVWQEQNTYVFDRARALAGPRDGLFVIDTPPPTASGSLHVGHVFSYTHTDCMARYQRMRGKEVFYPIGWDDNGLPTERRVQNYYGVRGDSTKDYIPDYTPPLQGAQGKSVKAADQQPISRANFIELCDELTVKDEETFESLFRRLGISFDWSQSYRTIDERSRAVAQQAFLHNVQRGEAYQAEAPGLWDVTFQTAVAQAELEARDYPGAYHRVAFHAQSADRAEETSEARPGGEARGATDKPEAGPIYIETTRPELIPSVVALIAHPDDERYADLFGTTVTSPLFGVQVPILAHSAAEPDKGAGIAMCCTFGDLTDVLWWRELQLPTRSLITRTGRLQAETPEWLAGGPGEALYAEQIAGKTVFSAREAVVNALRDSGDLDGEPKATQRKANFFEKGDKPLEIVTSRQWYIRNGGREADLRDALIKRGEQIDFHPAFMRSRYANWVSGLNGDWLISRQRFFGVPFPVWYPVDADGETDYEHPILAAEDTLPVDPATDVPPGFTAEQRGAAGGFIGDPDIMDTWATSSLTPQIALGWPVGSNAGGRNDAEFFATAFPADMRPQGHDIIRTWLFSTIVRSHFEHDSVPWTNAAISGWILDPDRKKMSKSKGNAETPEDVVQQHGADAVRYWAASGRLGTDAAYDTGQMKVGRRLAMKLLNASKFALTMGLPEGDLAAQVTHPLDLGMLANLRTVVQDATRGFESWDYTRSLELTEQFFWTFCDDYIELVKDRAYGAQGPQAAASAQAALRIALDVQLRLFAPFLPYATEEVWSWWKPGSVHRAPWPLADECGQGGDPAALEAVGAALAGIRKAKSDAKLGMRAQVTAMTLAAPAAVQDLVRAAEADLRAAGKVTDLTYADGQVLEVRDVELVPPPPRN from the coding sequence ATGACTGATCCCACCAACGCCGCACCGCAGGGCATCCCCGACAAGCCGACCGTCGACGGCCTCGAGGAGCGCTGGGGCGCGGTATGGCAGGAGCAGAACACCTACGTCTTCGACCGGGCGCGCGCCCTGGCCGGACCCCGCGACGGGCTGTTCGTGATCGACACGCCCCCGCCCACCGCGAGCGGAAGTCTGCACGTGGGACACGTCTTCTCCTACACGCACACCGACTGCATGGCCCGCTACCAGCGGATGCGCGGCAAGGAGGTGTTCTACCCGATCGGTTGGGACGACAACGGTCTGCCCACCGAGCGCCGGGTGCAGAACTACTACGGCGTGCGCGGCGACTCCACCAAGGACTACATCCCCGACTACACCCCGCCGCTGCAGGGCGCGCAGGGCAAGTCGGTCAAGGCCGCCGACCAGCAGCCGATCAGCCGGGCCAACTTCATCGAGCTGTGCGATGAGTTGACGGTCAAGGACGAGGAGACCTTCGAGTCGCTGTTCCGCCGCCTGGGCATCTCCTTCGACTGGAGTCAGAGCTACCGCACCATCGATGAGCGCTCGCGGGCTGTGGCCCAGCAGGCGTTCCTGCACAACGTGCAGCGCGGTGAGGCCTACCAGGCCGAGGCACCGGGGCTGTGGGATGTCACCTTCCAGACCGCCGTGGCCCAGGCCGAGTTGGAGGCGCGGGACTACCCGGGCGCCTACCACCGGGTGGCGTTCCACGCCCAGAGCGCCGACCGAGCTGAGGAAACGAGCGAAGCGAGGCCCGGAGGCGAGGCCAGAGGCGCGACAGACAAGCCCGAGGCTGGCCCGATCTACATCGAGACCACTCGTCCGGAGCTGATCCCGTCCGTGGTCGCCCTGATCGCTCACCCCGACGATGAGCGGTACGCCGATCTGTTCGGTACGACTGTGACCTCACCCCTGTTCGGGGTGCAGGTGCCGATCCTCGCCCACAGTGCCGCTGAGCCGGACAAGGGTGCCGGCATCGCGATGTGCTGCACGTTCGGTGACCTCACCGACGTGCTGTGGTGGCGCGAGTTGCAGTTGCCGACGCGGTCGCTGATCACCCGCACCGGTCGTCTGCAGGCCGAGACCCCGGAGTGGCTCGCCGGCGGCCCCGGCGAGGCGCTCTACGCCGAGCAGATCGCCGGCAAGACGGTCTTCTCCGCCCGCGAGGCCGTGGTGAACGCACTGCGCGACTCCGGTGACCTCGACGGCGAGCCGAAGGCGACCCAGCGCAAGGCCAACTTCTTCGAGAAGGGCGACAAGCCGCTGGAGATCGTGACCAGCCGGCAGTGGTACATCCGCAACGGCGGTCGGGAGGCCGACCTGCGCGACGCCCTGATCAAGCGCGGCGAACAGATCGACTTCCACCCCGCGTTCATGCGCAGCCGCTACGCCAACTGGGTGTCCGGGCTGAACGGTGACTGGCTGATCAGCCGGCAGCGGTTCTTCGGGGTGCCGTTCCCGGTCTGGTACCCCGTGGATGCCGATGGTGAGACCGACTACGAGCACCCGATCCTGGCCGCGGAGGACACCTTGCCGGTGGACCCGGCGACCGACGTACCACCGGGCTTCACCGCCGAACAGCGCGGTGCCGCAGGCGGATTCATCGGCGACCCGGACATCATGGACACCTGGGCGACATCTTCCCTGACCCCGCAGATCGCGCTCGGCTGGCCGGTCGGCAGCAACGCCGGCGGTCGCAACGACGCGGAGTTCTTCGCCACCGCGTTCCCGGCCGACATGCGCCCGCAGGGCCACGACATCATCCGGACCTGGTTGTTCTCGACGATCGTGCGCAGCCACTTCGAGCACGACAGCGTGCCGTGGACCAACGCCGCGATCAGCGGTTGGATCCTGGACCCGGACCGCAAGAAGATGTCCAAGTCCAAGGGCAACGCCGAGACCCCCGAGGATGTCGTGCAGCAGCACGGCGCGGACGCGGTGCGCTACTGGGCCGCCTCCGGACGGTTGGGCACCGACGCGGCGTACGACACGGGTCAGATGAAGGTCGGGCGGCGCCTGGCGATGAAGCTGCTGAACGCCAGCAAGTTCGCCCTCACGATGGGCCTTCCGGAGGGTGACCTGGCCGCTCAGGTGACCCACCCGCTGGACCTGGGGATGCTGGCGAACCTGCGCACCGTGGTGCAGGACGCGACGCGTGGCTTCGAGTCGTGGGACTACACGCGCTCGCTGGAGCTGACCGAGCAGTTCTTCTGGACGTTCTGCGATGACTACATCGAGTTGGTCAAGGACCGCGCCTACGGTGCGCAGGGCCCGCAGGCGGCCGCGAGCGCCCAAGCCGCGCTCCGGATCGCGCTCGATGTGCAGTTGCGCCTGTTCGCGCCGTTCCTGCCCTACGCCACCGAAGAGGTGTGGTCCTGGTGGAAGCCGGGCTCGGTGCACCGCGCGCCGTGGCCGCTGGCCGATGAGTGTGGTCAGGGTGGCGACCCGGCGGCTCTGGAAGCGGTCGGCGCTGCACTGGCCGGGATCCGCAAGGCCAAGTCGGACGCCAAGTTGGGGATGCGCGCCCAGGTGACCGCCATGACTCTGGCCGCGCCCGCCGCGGTGCAGGACCTGGTGCGGGCCGCCGAGGCGGACCTTCGCGCCGCCGGCAAGGTGACCGATCTGACGTACGCCGATGGGCAGGTCCTCGAGGTCCGTGACGTCGAGCTGGTGCCACCGCCGCCGCGTAACTGA
- a CDS encoding GAD-like domain-containing protein, which produces MTQFDLPAEPIALEPFVTALPPDPDVQVPDEAFLTYAEGRVPSEIVQLWRTHGLGFYGQQRIALVDPGQWLPALQAWFGTGVASVPIAVSSFGHLYHVTPDGVVECLDPHFQVNAVVADDVATFFNDHLPGPSSHLADLAAPRDGARAKLGPLAEGETYYFTPALVDGGQVSPDSLDKGDGVAQLIAIHDSAVRLHS; this is translated from the coding sequence GTGACCCAGTTTGATCTGCCCGCTGAGCCGATCGCGCTCGAACCGTTCGTAACCGCCCTGCCGCCGGACCCCGACGTCCAGGTGCCCGATGAGGCCTTCCTGACGTACGCCGAGGGGCGAGTGCCGTCCGAGATCGTCCAGTTGTGGCGGACCCACGGGTTGGGTTTCTACGGACAGCAGCGGATCGCACTGGTCGATCCCGGGCAGTGGCTGCCGGCGTTGCAGGCGTGGTTCGGCACGGGTGTTGCCAGTGTGCCGATCGCGGTCAGTAGCTTCGGGCACCTCTACCACGTGACGCCGGACGGGGTCGTGGAGTGCCTCGACCCGCACTTCCAGGTCAACGCGGTTGTGGCCGATGACGTGGCGACGTTCTTCAACGACCACCTCCCCGGGCCCTCATCGCACCTGGCCGATCTCGCCGCCCCGCGGGATGGTGCGCGCGCGAAACTGGGTCCGCTGGCCGAGGGGGAGACCTACTACTTCACCCCGGCCCTGGTCGATGGTGGCCAGGTGTCCCCGGATTCACTGGACAAGGGAGACGGGGTGGCCCAGCTGATCGCCATCCACGATTCGGCGGTTCGCCTGCACAGCTGA
- the ileS gene encoding isoleucine--tRNA ligase, with translation MSAHVYPKVDLTASDDTARAVAATPKFPAIEAAVLDYWQRDDTFRASVEARDPGTDGDNEFVFYDGPPFANGLPHYGHLLTGYVKDLVPRYQTMRGKRVERRFGWDTHGLPAELEAMRQLGLKTKDEILEMGVDKFNDAARASVLRYTGEWEEYVHRMGRWVDFENDYKTLNLTFMESVLWVFKSLYDKGLIYEGFRVLPYCWNDETPLSNHELRMDEDVYQMRQDPAVTVGYRLETGELALIWTTTPWTLPSNLAMAVHPDIDYVVVESDFTGTTERYVLAEARLAAYTRELGDDVAERIVQRLKGSELVGRRYTPPFDYYVGHPNSHVVLAADYVTVEDGTGIVHLAPAFGEEDKVLADAHGIESVVPVGADGKFTFPVQEYAGMQVFDANPHIIDDLKSRTKGLGGGRTTEGTVLLRRETYDHSYPHCWRCRNPLIYMAVSSWFVEVTKFKDKMLANNQQINWVPGNVRDGQFGKWLENARDWSITRNRFWGSPVPVWRSDDPAYPRIDVYGSLAELQRDFGVEVTDLHRPYIDELTRRNPDDPTGQSVMRRVPDVLDVWFDSGSMPYGQVHYPFENADWFEHHYPADFIVEYIGQTRGWFYTLHILASALFDKPAFENVICHGIVLGSDGQKMSKSLRNYPDVNEVFERDGADAMRWFLMASPILRGGNLSVTEQGIRDGVRQVMIPLWSSWYFFSLYANSFGEKGYEATWRTDSTDLLDRYLLAKTHDLVVELTTRMDEYDIAGACEAVTGFVDVLTNWYIRRSRDRFWATGAAADTAAFDTLYTVLEVVNRVAAPLLPFTTEQVWRGLTGGRSVHLADWPVASDLPADPELVAAMDQVRQVCSTTSALRKARGLRVRLPLNELTVVTADPTALQPFSALIADEVNVKKVTFVDLASAGAQEYGVAQRLTVNARAAGPRLGKDVQLAIKGSKSGDWYVAANGNVTSGGLTLQEGEFTLETVVSQDSGSGAPAMLPGGGFVVLDTQITDELRGEGLARDLVRAVQQARRDAGLDVGDRISLTVVGDTDVLAALAAHQALVMGETLAVSVGAAPTGTPVDAEPVDLADGKKAQIVVQKVSN, from the coding sequence ATGTCCGCCCATGTGTATCCCAAGGTCGATCTGACTGCTTCCGACGACACTGCCCGCGCTGTTGCGGCCACGCCGAAGTTCCCGGCCATCGAGGCGGCCGTCCTGGACTACTGGCAGCGCGACGACACGTTCCGCGCGTCAGTCGAGGCGCGCGACCCGGGCACGGACGGCGACAACGAGTTCGTCTTCTACGACGGCCCGCCGTTCGCCAACGGGCTACCGCACTACGGCCACCTGCTGACCGGTTACGTCAAGGACCTCGTGCCCCGCTACCAGACGATGCGCGGCAAGCGGGTCGAGCGCCGCTTCGGCTGGGACACCCATGGCCTGCCCGCTGAGTTGGAGGCGATGCGCCAACTGGGTTTGAAGACCAAGGACGAGATCCTCGAGATGGGCGTCGACAAGTTCAACGACGCCGCCCGCGCTTCGGTGCTGCGCTACACGGGGGAGTGGGAGGAGTACGTCCACCGGATGGGCCGGTGGGTCGACTTCGAGAACGACTACAAGACGCTGAACCTGACCTTCATGGAGTCCGTGCTGTGGGTCTTCAAGAGCCTGTACGACAAGGGTCTGATCTACGAGGGCTTCCGGGTGCTGCCCTACTGCTGGAACGACGAGACGCCGCTGTCCAACCACGAGTTGCGGATGGACGAGGACGTCTACCAGATGCGCCAGGACCCGGCCGTGACCGTCGGCTACCGGTTGGAGACCGGCGAGCTGGCGTTGATCTGGACCACCACGCCCTGGACGCTGCCGAGCAACCTGGCGATGGCCGTGCACCCCGACATCGACTACGTGGTGGTCGAATCCGACTTCACCGGCACGACGGAACGCTACGTACTCGCCGAAGCCCGGCTCGCGGCGTACACCCGGGAACTCGGCGACGACGTTGCCGAGCGAATCGTGCAGCGGCTCAAAGGCTCTGAACTGGTCGGGCGTCGCTACACCCCGCCCTTCGACTACTACGTCGGCCACCCGAACAGCCACGTGGTGCTGGCCGCCGACTACGTCACCGTCGAGGACGGCACCGGCATCGTCCACCTCGCACCGGCGTTCGGTGAGGAGGACAAGGTGCTGGCCGACGCGCACGGCATCGAGTCCGTGGTACCCGTCGGCGCCGACGGCAAGTTCACCTTCCCGGTCCAGGAGTACGCCGGGATGCAGGTTTTCGACGCCAATCCGCACATCATCGACGACCTGAAATCCCGTACCAAGGGACTGGGCGGTGGTCGCACCACCGAGGGCACCGTGCTGCTGCGGCGGGAGACCTACGACCACTCCTACCCGCACTGCTGGCGCTGCCGGAACCCGTTGATCTACATGGCGGTCAGCTCGTGGTTCGTGGAGGTCACCAAGTTCAAGGACAAGATGCTGGCCAACAACCAGCAGATCAACTGGGTGCCGGGCAACGTGCGCGACGGTCAGTTCGGCAAGTGGCTGGAGAACGCCCGCGACTGGTCGATCACCCGGAATCGCTTCTGGGGCAGTCCTGTTCCGGTGTGGCGCTCGGATGACCCGGCGTACCCGCGGATCGACGTCTACGGGTCCCTCGCGGAGTTGCAACGTGACTTCGGCGTCGAGGTCACCGACCTGCACCGGCCCTACATCGACGAGTTGACCCGCCGCAACCCCGATGACCCGACCGGTCAGTCGGTGATGCGACGGGTGCCTGATGTGCTCGACGTGTGGTTCGACTCCGGTTCGATGCCCTACGGCCAGGTGCACTACCCGTTTGAGAACGCCGACTGGTTCGAGCACCACTACCCGGCCGACTTCATCGTCGAATACATCGGGCAGACCCGTGGCTGGTTTTACACGCTGCACATCCTGGCCTCGGCGCTGTTCGACAAGCCGGCCTTCGAGAACGTCATCTGCCACGGCATCGTGCTGGGCAGCGACGGGCAGAAGATGTCCAAGTCGCTGCGCAACTACCCCGACGTCAACGAGGTCTTCGAGCGCGACGGCGCCGACGCCATGCGCTGGTTCCTGATGGCCAGCCCGATCCTGCGCGGCGGCAACCTGTCGGTGACCGAGCAGGGCATCCGCGACGGTGTCCGGCAGGTGATGATCCCGCTGTGGAGCAGCTGGTACTTCTTCTCCCTCTACGCAAACTCCTTTGGGGAGAAGGGTTATGAGGCGACCTGGCGGACCGACAGCACGGACCTGCTCGATCGCTACCTGCTGGCCAAGACCCACGACCTGGTGGTGGAGCTGACCACCCGGATGGACGAGTACGACATCGCCGGTGCCTGCGAGGCGGTCACCGGCTTCGTCGACGTGTTGACCAACTGGTACATCCGCCGGTCCCGGGACCGCTTCTGGGCCACCGGTGCCGCGGCCGACACCGCCGCCTTCGACACGCTCTACACCGTGCTCGAGGTCGTGAACCGCGTTGCGGCACCGCTGCTTCCGTTCACCACCGAGCAGGTGTGGCGCGGGCTGACCGGCGGCCGCTCGGTCCACCTGGCCGACTGGCCGGTCGCGAGCGACCTTCCTGCCGACCCGGAGCTGGTTGCCGCGATGGACCAGGTGCGTCAGGTGTGCTCAACCACCTCCGCGCTGCGCAAAGCGCGTGGCTTGCGGGTGCGTCTGCCGCTGAACGAACTCACCGTGGTCACCGCAGATCCCACTGCGCTGCAGCCGTTCTCGGCTCTCATCGCCGATGAGGTCAACGTCAAGAAGGTCACCTTCGTCGACCTGGCCAGTGCCGGCGCCCAGGAGTACGGCGTGGCGCAGCGGCTCACGGTCAACGCCCGGGCCGCGGGTCCGCGGCTGGGCAAAGACGTCCAGCTCGCCATCAAGGGCAGCAAGTCCGGTGACTGGTACGTCGCGGCCAACGGCAACGTGACCAGTGGCGGTCTGACGCTTCAAGAGGGTGAATTCACCCTGGAGACAGTGGTTTCGCAGGATTCCGGGTCCGGCGCTCCCGCGATGTTGCCCGGGGGCGGCTTCGTGGTGCTCGACACCCAGATCACCGACGAGCTGCGTGGCGAGGGCCTCGCGCGGGACCTGGTGCGCGCCGTACAGCAAGCCCGGCGTGACGCCGGACTGGACGTCGGCGACCGGATCTCGTTGACGGTCGTGGGAGACACCGACGTGCTGGCCGCCCTTGCGGCGCATCAGGCGCTGGTGATGGGTGAGACGCTGGCTGTCAGTGTCGGTGCGGCCCCGACCGGCACACCGGTGGATGCCGAACCGGTGGACCTCGCGGATGGGAAGAAGGCGCAGATCGTGGTGCAGAAGGTGTCGAACTAA
- a CDS encoding bifunctional folylpolyglutamate synthase/dihydrofolate synthase: MVSGAPDAARREAERKLELRKRLDEIERDLNSRAPENMPEPSLERVRQVMELLGDPQDAFPVIHLTGTNGKTTTTRVIERILREIGLNTGRMTSPHLHDLRERIAFNGQPIDPEKFVATYDEVLPYVQIVDERSVAEGGPRTTYFELLVIIAYAAFADAPVDVAIVEVGLGGLWDATNVADGKVAVITPISLDHTRLLGDTVEEIATEKRAIIKPGALAVIGRQLPEVDEVIREHVVEVEATMLREDEAFLVTERDQAVGGQQLTVQGLAAVYPDLFVPLFGEYQAHNVATAIAAVEAFIGGGEQPLDLELLQSALAAVTSPGRLEIVRRSPTVLVDAAHNAGGAIALAEALTDSFAFTHLVGVLAVLADKDAESMLQTLEPVLDEVVVTRNSSPRSLSAHSLGELATEIFGEDRVHIEPVLVDALDRAAALADAAGVGAGVVATGSIMTAADVRALLGKSDET; this comes from the coding sequence ATGGTCAGTGGAGCTCCGGACGCCGCGCGGCGCGAAGCCGAGCGCAAGCTGGAGTTGCGCAAGCGGCTCGATGAGATCGAGCGGGACCTGAACTCCCGGGCGCCGGAGAACATGCCGGAGCCGTCTTTGGAGCGGGTCCGGCAGGTCATGGAGTTGCTGGGTGACCCGCAGGACGCGTTCCCGGTGATCCACCTGACCGGGACCAACGGCAAGACCACGACGACGCGGGTGATCGAGCGGATCCTGCGCGAGATCGGGCTCAACACCGGGCGGATGACCTCCCCGCACCTGCACGACCTGCGGGAGCGGATCGCCTTCAACGGCCAGCCGATCGACCCCGAGAAGTTCGTGGCGACGTACGACGAGGTGTTGCCGTACGTGCAGATCGTCGACGAGCGGTCGGTGGCCGAGGGTGGCCCGCGCACCACCTATTTCGAGCTGCTGGTGATCATCGCCTACGCCGCGTTCGCCGACGCCCCCGTCGACGTCGCCATCGTCGAGGTCGGCCTGGGCGGCCTGTGGGACGCCACCAACGTCGCCGACGGCAAAGTCGCGGTGATCACCCCGATCTCGCTGGATCACACCCGGCTGCTCGGCGACACCGTGGAGGAGATCGCCACCGAGAAGCGGGCCATCATCAAACCCGGCGCGTTGGCGGTCATCGGCCGGCAACTGCCCGAGGTCGATGAGGTGATCCGCGAGCACGTGGTGGAAGTCGAGGCCACGATGCTGCGCGAGGACGAGGCGTTCCTGGTGACCGAGCGGGACCAGGCCGTCGGTGGTCAGCAGCTCACCGTGCAGGGCCTGGCCGCGGTCTATCCCGACCTGTTCGTCCCGCTCTTCGGTGAGTATCAAGCGCACAACGTCGCGACCGCCATCGCTGCCGTCGAGGCGTTCATCGGCGGAGGAGAGCAGCCGCTGGACTTAGAGCTCCTGCAGTCGGCCCTCGCCGCAGTTACCTCGCCCGGCCGGTTGGAGATCGTGCGACGCAGCCCCACCGTGCTGGTCGATGCCGCGCACAACGCCGGCGGTGCGATCGCCCTCGCCGAGGCGCTGACCGACTCCTTCGCGTTCACCCATCTGGTCGGCGTCCTCGCGGTGCTGGCCGACAAGGACGCCGAGTCGATGCTGCAGACCCTCGAGCCGGTGCTGGATGAGGTCGTCGTGACCCGCAACTCCTCGCCGCGGTCGTTGTCGGCGCATTCGCTGGGGGAGTTGGCCACCGAGATCTTCGGGGAGGACCGGGTGCACATCGAGCCGGTGCTCGTCGACGCCCTGGACCGCGCGGCCGCCCTGGCCGACGCTGCCGGCGTCGGCGCCGGAGTCGTCGCGACCGGGTCGATCATGACGGCGGCCGACGTGCGGGCGCTCCTCGGCAAGTCGGACGAAACGTGA
- a CDS encoding DUF4233 domain-containing protein — protein MRYLGSMLVYGVGEKMTRRLAGVVIGCQSLVVFFGTLVAFQLGRTNGEASHSAYLIVGLVLMAACLLAAGSLRRPWGVTLGWVLQLATLASALIVPMMLVVGVIFLALWMTALVQGRTMDRLSADWAAAHPTE, from the coding sequence GTGAGGTACCTCGGCTCGATGCTGGTCTACGGCGTCGGGGAGAAGATGACCCGACGCCTGGCGGGGGTCGTGATCGGTTGTCAGTCGTTGGTGGTGTTCTTCGGGACCCTCGTCGCCTTCCAACTGGGGCGCACCAACGGAGAAGCCAGCCACTCGGCGTACCTGATCGTTGGTCTGGTCCTGATGGCTGCCTGCCTCCTCGCGGCAGGAAGTTTGCGTCGGCCCTGGGGTGTCACGCTGGGCTGGGTGCTGCAACTGGCTACGCTCGCCTCGGCCCTGATCGTGCCGATGATGCTCGTGGTCGGGGTGATCTTTCTGGCGTTGTGGATGACAGCGCTGGTGCAGGGCCGCACGATGGATCGGCTGAGTGCCGATTGGGCGGCCGCCCACCCCACCGAATAG
- a CDS encoding undecaprenyl-diphosphate phosphatase: MSWLQAIVLGIVQGLTEFLPISSSAHQLIVSRLFFGNDGGGAAFTAVTQLGTEAAVIVYFARDIGTILKHWFFSLTGKLPRDDPKAREGWYVILGTIPIGILGLVFKDAIEGPARNLWLTASMLLFFALVIAVADSTARQTKTLDDLNVKDGLFFGLWQALSLIPGVSRSGGTISGGLFMGYDRPSAARYSFLLAIPAVLTSGLFELKGAHAGDDGGWGPIIVSTVISFVIGYAVIAWFLRWISTHDFRPFVYYRILLAVLLFVLLGTGVLVAG; encoded by the coding sequence GTGAGCTGGTTGCAAGCGATCGTCCTGGGGATCGTGCAGGGTCTGACCGAATTCCTGCCGATCTCCTCCTCAGCCCACCAGCTGATCGTCTCCCGGCTGTTCTTCGGCAATGACGGCGGCGGCGCTGCGTTCACCGCGGTCACCCAGTTGGGCACCGAAGCGGCGGTCATCGTCTACTTCGCTCGGGATATCGGCACGATCCTCAAACACTGGTTCTTCTCGCTCACCGGCAAACTGCCCCGCGATGATCCCAAGGCCCGCGAGGGGTGGTACGTCATCCTGGGCACCATCCCGATCGGCATCCTCGGATTGGTCTTCAAGGACGCGATCGAAGGACCGGCCCGCAACCTGTGGCTGACCGCGAGCATGCTGCTGTTCTTCGCGCTGGTGATTGCGGTCGCCGACAGCACCGCGCGGCAGACCAAGACGCTGGACGACCTGAACGTCAAGGACGGTCTGTTCTTCGGTCTGTGGCAGGCGTTGTCCCTGATCCCGGGTGTTTCCCGCTCCGGCGGCACCATCTCCGGTGGTCTGTTCATGGGTTACGACCGGCCATCGGCGGCCCGCTATTCCTTCCTGCTGGCCATCCCGGCGGTGCTGACCAGCGGACTGTTCGAACTCAAGGGCGCGCACGCCGGGGACGACGGCGGTTGGGGGCCGATCATCGTGTCCACCGTGATCTCGTTCGTCATCGGGTACGCCGTGATCGCCTGGTTCCTGCGCTGGATCTCCACCCACGACTTCCGGCCGTTCGTGTACTACCGGATCCTGCTCGCGGTCCTGCTCTTCGTGCTGCTGGGCACCGGTGTGCTGGTGGCCGGCTAG
- the ndk gene encoding nucleoside-diphosphate kinase codes for MTSLERTLVIVKPDGYRRGLTGEVLRRIEAKGYTLAALAVQTPDRARLAQHYAEHEGKPFYEPLLDFMSSGPATFAIVEGHRCIEGFRALAGATDPTAALPGTIRGDLGRDWGEKVQANIVHGSDAPESAEREIAIWF; via the coding sequence GTGACATCGCTGGAACGCACCCTGGTCATCGTCAAACCCGACGGCTACCGCCGTGGCCTCACCGGAGAGGTGCTGCGCCGGATCGAAGCCAAGGGCTACACCCTGGCCGCGCTGGCCGTGCAGACCCCGGACCGCGCGCGCCTCGCCCAGCACTACGCCGAGCACGAGGGCAAACCCTTCTACGAGCCGCTGCTGGACTTCATGTCCTCCGGCCCGGCGACCTTCGCGATCGTCGAAGGACACCGCTGCATCGAGGGATTCCGTGCCCTTGCGGGGGCGACCGATCCGACGGCCGCTCTGCCCGGCACCATCCGGGGTGACCTCGGACGCGACTGGGGCGAGAAGGTGCAGGCCAACATCGTGCACGGCTCCGACGCGCCGGAGTCGGCCGAACGCGAAATCGCGATCTGGTTCTAA
- a CDS encoding MarR family winged helix-turn-helix transcriptional regulator, with translation MSPRRPRRTSATAVYEAEVAAYIAAGGNEQTQRVITAVHGLTRRLSQFYNAQLVDLDVSAGEWGVISRLATTPKDAISTPSSLAAALAIAPSSMTHRLDKMSERGLILRTPDTTNRTRMIVTLTSAGWEMFRKAIQASDVVESDVLAQLSEGERETLADLLERAIAGLDDALDS, from the coding sequence ATGAGCCCGCGCAGACCGAGGCGCACCAGCGCCACCGCGGTGTACGAAGCCGAGGTCGCCGCCTATATCGCCGCCGGCGGCAACGAGCAGACCCAACGCGTCATCACGGCTGTGCACGGACTCACCCGCCGGTTGTCGCAGTTCTACAACGCCCAACTGGTCGACCTCGACGTCTCCGCCGGCGAGTGGGGCGTCATCTCCCGGCTGGCCACCACACCGAAGGACGCCATCAGCACACCGTCGTCGCTGGCCGCGGCGCTGGCGATCGCACCGTCGTCCATGACCCACCGCCTGGACAAGATGTCCGAACGGGGTCTGATCCTGCGCACCCCGGACACCACCAACCGGACCCGGATGATCGTGACGCTGACCTCGGCCGGCTGGGAGATGTTCCGCAAGGCCATCCAGGCCAGCGACGTCGTCGAGTCCGACGTACTGGCTCAGCTCAGCGAGGGCGAACGGGAGACGTTGGCCGACCTGTTGGAGCGGGCGATCGCCGGGTTGGACGACGCGCTCGACAGCTGA